GATCGGGGTCGGTAATGTCGGGAAGCTCGAAGGTATCGAAGAGGTGGGTGACGAGCCGCGCGCCTGAATCGACCGCAATCCGCGCCTGTTCTATCGTGGCGAGTGTGTGCGCGATGCTGACAATGATGCCGTCCTCAGAAAGCTCTCGGATGCATCCCGGTGCACCGTCGAGCTCGGGCGAAACGTCCCACAGTTTTATAAAGCCTCTTCCGGCTTCACGGAGCATGCCGGTGATCTTTGAGCTGATGGGTGCGAGGTCCTTCGATACACCGGCTCCGGTTTGCGCGAGATAGGGGGATTCGAGCCTGAATCCAAGTATCTGGGGTGTTTTACGAAGATCGTCGGTTTCGCTGAAATAACGTCTGAAATTCGCTGCGTTGACTTCCGGAGGGCCGAACAGGGTCGGGTAGAACGTCGTTGTCCCCCGTGAAGCCTCGAGATGCGCATATTCTTCGAGCGTACCCTTATCGGTCGATACCGTGCCGATGCCGTGGGTGTGCAGGTCGATGAGACCGGGGAGGACGTAGTTTCCTGCGGCGTCGATTTCGGTTTCATGGTGAGATGCCGCTCTTTCAAAGCCGATCTTGCCGTCATGGATGGAGACATCGCAGGTTTCGATCGTTCCGTCCGGCAAAAGCACATCGCCGTTTCTGATGATCATGGTGCCTGTTTTCCCTGCCATAATAGCTCTCCCTGATGGTATATATGCATCCGGTCAGATAATCATCCTGCGATACTGTTCCCCGGATAAATCATCCATTCGCAGCGATGACACTTTCGATGCCGAGAATATCGGCGATTTTTTGTATGGTGTGGGCACGGTGGCCGATACCCAGGGCAAAGTGATGGGTCGGTCCTTCCGACACCCAGCGCTTGAGAAATGTACGGATATCGGGCTTGAAATACCCGTGGGTATTCGTGTTGCCTGTCGGCGGAATCGGGCCTTTGAGGGATTCACCCTCGGCAATGATGAATTTGAAACGGCCGTCGCCGGTCGTATTGATGCTGAGCATGGTAATCGGGCCCTCTTTTATGTTGAATTCGACGCTCGCTCCCGAACCGGGTTTACCGTGATATTTTAAAAGGCTTCTCAGGACGGGTTTCCGGTCGGCTATGTTTATGTGATGGGGGCCGTCATGTCCGACGAGCACCGATCCTCTGGTGAAATCGATGGGATGAAATTCCGCGAAGCTTCCTCCCATTTCCAGGCGATCCATGATCATCATGGCGATGCATGTCTTGAGATCAGATTCCCCGCACATGGGGAAACCGGCAGCGGTGAGGAGGGAATTACCGACAATCAGGTTGGTCACAAGCCTGCGCATCTCGCTTCCTTCCCCGGCTTCATAATAATATGCCAGACCGTCGAGCTCCTTTTCCTCTATGAACTTGTCGAGCGCGACAGCGGCGCGGGCGGCGGTATGGAGGTCTTCATCGGTCACTCTGCAGGCGATGGGATCCGATCCCGGGTCGGGCATGTCGAACATCGCGCTGATCCGCTCCTTTTTAGCTTCGATCTCGGAATCGGTCACCGTTCTCTGAAGACGGAGGAGGTCTTCGGCCTCGGTCTGTACGATGTGGCAGCCGAATGCCGCTGTCAGCGCGGTCGGATCGGTGTGCATGTCGAGCATGGATTCGAGCACATGGCCGAAATGCCCGATACGCGCTCCCTTGAGATCGTGCAGGACCTTCGCTATACCGCACCATTCCGCGATCTCGGTGTCCGCTTCCGGATCGCCATCGAGCGTGCCGATTATGACTTGCGGGGGTCTTTTTCCCATTCTGACAGCTACGCCCGTAAATTCGGGAACGGCGCAGAAATCATCGTTGCAGAGCTGCATGTAGGTGGACGCTTTCGTGTAATCGAGCGCTTTGAGGGGTTGAAGAGCGACGAGTACGACCGGGATATCGAGTTCACGTATGAGAATGCCGAAAGTCGAGGATGTGGCATAGGTGACCATGTCGCAGAAAATGAGATCGGGAGCCGCCGCTTTCAGCTTCGGGAGGAGAGCGTAAGCCCCGCGGGCATCATCGATGAGACCGAAATCGGTGACCGTGACGCCGTTCTTTCTGACTTTATCGACAAAAACCCTCTGCTTTCGGTGCATTTCGTCAAGAAGCCCCTCGAACTGCGACCAGTAGGTATAATGTCCGACCCCGAAAACACCGATATGAGCCGTGAGTTTTTTCCTCCGCTCGATTGAAATCATGTTTTTTTTCACGCTGTCCCCCTCAATTCGATATCACCTCTGTCGATCAGTCCTTTTGTCTCTTTGCTCCTTAGTCACTTTGTCTTTCAGAATTGTGGAACGAAAACAACCCTTTCAGTTGTTCGGCGGTCGGTTTTTCAAAGAACCGGCTTGCCGGAATCCCGACTATCACCGTGGTAAAAATAGTAACGCCGCCGTACCACCAGTGGGGTAGGCTTGTCCATGTCCAGACCATGTACAGGGCCAGTGCTCCAGCGATAAACCCGATACATGAACCTCCCGCATTCGCGCCCGGAACGAACATGCCGAGGATGAAAATTCCGAGCAGCAGACCGAGAAACGTTCCGGTTATCTTGGCGATTATCTCTAGAAGATGCTCGCCCAGATACGGTGCCACAAGGGCCGCCGCGATAACGAGAACGCCGAAAAAGCCGCTGAGGAACCTGCTTGTAGCCACACCGATATCGCGGCCCGAGAGCCAGTCATATACAATCACGGCTGTCAGGCTGTTGATGCCGCTGTCGATGGTGCTCATGGCCGCCGCAAACAATCCTGCGAGCAGGAGGCCGACCAATCCGGCTGAGGGTATCACGGTGGCGACAAAGTGCGGCAGCAGCTGGTCCTCCCTGAACAGCTCGGGAAATCCGGCTGCACCGGGCTTATTGTAAAAAACGTACAGGGTTGTCCCGACCAGAAAGAACGTCAGGCACACAACCGTGGAGACAATCCCGCTGATGAGCAGCGACAGGCGGGCTTCAGCCAGATTTCTGGTGCTCACATACCGCTGCGCCGTGGTTTGCGCCACGGTATACCCCGGCAGATACATGAACAGCGCGAATGCGCATGCGGAGAAAAAATTACGGCGCTCATGAAGATCGAGGTGCATGTTGAACATCCGGAATTTGTTGTGTTCGGAGCCATATGTGATTACCTTCAAAAATCCACCCTCAATATGGTGCTGCGCCAGATAGAGTACTATAAACATACATCCGCCGAGAATGATTGTCTGGAGAACATCGCTCCAGACGACCGCTTCGACTCCCCCGAGGGTTGTATACACGACCGCAACCATGCCGATGCCGATGAGCATCCAGACCATCTGTGCTTCGGTCAGTCCCATGACCGACTGCATGATAAGCCCCATGCCGTAGAGCATGCTGCCCATCCATCCGATTGCATACCCTGCAAACAGAAGGGTTCCGAGACGGCGCATCGGGCGGTTGAACCGTATCTCGAGATACTCATAGATGCTGACGAGATTGTGGCGGCGGAAAAGCGGCACGTAGATGAACCATAAAAGGGGAACGATAACGAATGGTATAAAGAGTAATGTCAGGAATAAATGATAATCTTCATACGCGCCCTCGCGGGGATATGCGAGAAACGATATGGAGCTGAACGAAGTGGCGAACAGTGAAATGCCCACTGCAATCCAGTTCATTTTCCGTCCCCCGACAAAATAATCCTCGTTGGATTTCTGCCGTTTGGTAAAATACACGCCGATCCCGAATATCGTGACCAGATATCCGATAAAAATAATCCAGTCGATGAGACTCAATGCTTTCATGGACAGTTGTTTCCTTCCCTGTCAGGCTCTCTTCTTTACTGTTACCTTACATTTGGCTTTTTCGCATTCGGAAAGATCAATCGAGTATTCATACCCGAGCGGTTCGAGCACACGGCGGTACAAAACGTTGCAGTGTTCGCAGTAATCGGGGTACGGGGCGAAATGTGACAACTCGAGAAGTCTTCCCTTTGATGGGCAGGTATGCATGGTTATGGAGAATTCTCCGGCTTCCTCGTCAAGCTCCATGGTAAAATCGGCGGCTTCCTCGTTGAGCGTATGGCTCCA
The nucleotide sequence above comes from bacterium. Encoded proteins:
- a CDS encoding sodium/solute symporter (Members of the Solute:Sodium Symporter (SSS), TC 2.A.21 as described in tcdb.org, catalyze solute:Na+ symport. Known solutes for members of the family include sugars, amino acids, nucleosides, inositols, vitamins, urea or anions, depending on the system.), encoding MKALSLIDWIIFIGYLVTIFGIGVYFTKRQKSNEDYFVGGRKMNWIAVGISLFATSFSSISFLAYPREGAYEDYHLFLTLLFIPFVIVPLLWFIYVPLFRRHNLVSIYEYLEIRFNRPMRRLGTLLFAGYAIGWMGSMLYGMGLIMQSVMGLTEAQMVWMLIGIGMVAVVYTTLGGVEAVVWSDVLQTIILGGCMFIVLYLAQHHIEGGFLKVITYGSEHNKFRMFNMHLDLHERRNFFSACAFALFMYLPGYTVAQTTAQRYVSTRNLAEARLSLLISGIVSTVVCLTFFLVGTTLYVFYNKPGAAGFPELFREDQLLPHFVATVIPSAGLVGLLLAGLFAAAMSTIDSGINSLTAVIVYDWLSGRDIGVATSRFLSGFFGVLVIAAALVAPYLGEHLLEIIAKITGTFLGLLLGIFILGMFVPGANAGGSCIGFIAGALALYMVWTWTSLPHWWYGGVTIFTTVIVGIPASRFFEKPTAEQLKGLFSFHNSERQSD
- a CDS encoding amidohydrolase family protein, whose protein sequence is MAGKTGTMIIRNGDVLLPDGTIETCDVSIHDGKIGFERAASHHETEIDAAGNYVLPGLIDLHTHGIGTVSTDKGTLEEYAHLEASRGTTTFYPTLFGPPEVNAANFRRYFSETDDLRKTPQILGFRLESPYLAQTGAGVSKDLAPISSKITGMLREAGRGFIKLWDVSPELDGAPGCIRELSEDGIIVSIAHTLATIEQARIAVDSGARLVTHLFDTFELPDITDPDPGVYPAGLVDYLLVEDRVTCEIIGDGTHVHPLLVEKTFRCKTPGRLVFVTDSNYGAGLPPGRYTLPGSWGNVEIDGCNNGVRMLDRNMELAGSALTPLDSFRNALKLFGKDIATASRVCSKTPAELMGLNKGEIAEGRDGDIIILDRQLELRYTIVGGVVVYKNERS
- a CDS encoding L-fucose/L-arabinose isomerase family protein encodes the protein MISIERRKKLTAHIGVFGVGHYTYWSQFEGLLDEMHRKQRVFVDKVRKNGVTVTDFGLIDDARGAYALLPKLKAAAPDLIFCDMVTYATSSTFGILIRELDIPVVLVALQPLKALDYTKASTYMQLCNDDFCAVPEFTGVAVRMGKRPPQVIIGTLDGDPEADTEIAEWCGIAKVLHDLKGARIGHFGHVLESMLDMHTDPTALTAAFGCHIVQTEAEDLLRLQRTVTDSEIEAKKERISAMFDMPDPGSDPIACRVTDEDLHTAARAAVALDKFIEEKELDGLAYYYEAGEGSEMRRLVTNLIVGNSLLTAAGFPMCGESDLKTCIAMMIMDRLEMGGSFAEFHPIDFTRGSVLVGHDGPHHINIADRKPVLRSLLKYHGKPGSGASVEFNIKEGPITMLSINTTGDGRFKFIIAEGESLKGPIPPTGNTNTHGYFKPDIRTFLKRWVSEGPTHHFALGIGHRAHTIQKIADILGIESVIAANG